Within Nostoc flagelliforme CCNUN1, the genomic segment TTAAGGAGCAGCAAGAAATTGGAAAACGCTTGGCGAAAGATACCTCAACCGTGACAAGGTGGTTGCAAAAGTATAGAACAGGTGGGCTACATGAATTACTGGAAATGAAAAAAGCACTCTTGTGCAAAACGCAAAATTCATGACGCAGCGCTCGCAGCACTCTCAGAGGAGTTAAAAACAGGAAAAGGCTTTACTAGCTATGGTGCAA encodes:
- a CDS encoding helix-turn-helix domain-containing protein, translating into MSRPFKIEIAESEEELKKRLQTANLGNQKEKLIMLWWIKSGQVKEQQEIGKRLAKDTSTVTRWLQKYRTGGLHELLEMKKALLCKTQNS